The following proteins are encoded in a genomic region of Bradyrhizobium sp. SK17:
- a CDS encoding AraC family transcriptional regulator, translating into MTNAWSYRRADRDDIVELAAWSGAGSPGLRPHFHDESQIVLVLSGARAFRIDGATVTVPAGHAALIPAGMLHAPLPTPDQTVCLNAYVPTSRAASSLRIISVGARLRRLGEISPEHMLGITGDILSREPSPSVQLTGRAKLGTALTGSTEPIGEIAAGFGRSREGFSRMVRRELGVSPHAFRLLARLNRARQLLRAGEPIAAAAADAGFADQSHLTRLFRRTFGTTPGVYWRD; encoded by the coding sequence ATGACCAACGCCTGGAGCTACCGCCGCGCAGATCGAGACGACATCGTCGAACTGGCGGCGTGGTCCGGTGCCGGCTCGCCTGGCCTCAGGCCGCACTTCCATGACGAGAGCCAGATCGTCCTGGTGCTGTCGGGGGCGCGCGCCTTTCGCATCGACGGCGCGACCGTCACGGTGCCTGCCGGACATGCCGCGCTCATTCCCGCCGGAATGCTCCATGCGCCGCTGCCGACACCGGATCAGACGGTTTGCCTGAATGCCTATGTTCCAACGAGCCGCGCCGCGTCGTCGCTACGGATCATCAGCGTCGGGGCACGGCTTCGGCGCTTGGGTGAGATATCGCCCGAGCACATGCTCGGGATCACCGGCGACATCCTGTCGCGTGAGCCGTCTCCCTCGGTGCAGCTCACCGGCAGGGCGAAGCTCGGCACCGCCCTGACGGGAAGCACCGAGCCGATCGGCGAGATCGCGGCGGGCTTCGGACGCAGCCGGGAAGGCTTCAGCCGCATGGTGAGGCGCGAGCTCGGCGTCTCGCCGCATGCCTTCCGCCTGCTGGCCCGGCTCAATCGTGCCCGGCAACTGCTGCGCGCCGGCGAGCCGATCGCAGCAGCGGCGGCCGATGCCGGCTTTGCCGACCAGAGCCATCTCACCCGTCTGTTCCGCCGCACCTTTGGCACCACACCCGGCGTCTACTGGCGTGACTGA
- a CDS encoding sulfite exporter TauE/SafE family protein: protein MDPQTSLLLLAAGVAGGVINALAGGATLITFPAMLAAGLPAVIANASNAVAISPGHLIAALADRGKIPPPTRRLLGFIIVSTLGGAIGAGVLLLLPERLFVLPVPGLIAFATLLFAFAPQIQAWTIGRQAGAALPSTGISSAVLGLACVYGGFFGAGLGVILTAVLSITEPNDIRAIKALKNLLATCVSLAATVIFIVQGAVRWPETVAMLIGAMIGGYAGGHLIRVLPATVVRQFVIVAGAVMTVIYAARYWL, encoded by the coding sequence ATGGATCCCCAGACAAGTCTTCTGCTGCTCGCGGCCGGCGTCGCGGGAGGCGTCATCAATGCATTGGCGGGCGGCGCAACGCTGATCACGTTTCCGGCGATGCTGGCGGCCGGCCTGCCCGCCGTCATCGCCAACGCATCGAATGCGGTGGCGATCTCGCCGGGGCACCTGATCGCAGCGCTAGCCGATCGCGGCAAGATCCCGCCACCGACGCGGCGCCTGCTCGGCTTCATCATCGTCTCCACGCTTGGTGGCGCAATCGGCGCCGGCGTCTTGTTGCTGCTTCCCGAACGGCTGTTCGTTCTGCCGGTTCCGGGGCTGATCGCCTTCGCGACGTTGCTGTTTGCTTTCGCGCCGCAGATCCAGGCCTGGACCATCGGACGGCAGGCCGGCGCGGCCTTGCCCTCGACCGGCATCAGCAGTGCCGTGCTCGGACTCGCGTGCGTCTATGGAGGCTTCTTCGGTGCCGGGCTCGGCGTCATCCTGACCGCGGTGCTGTCGATCACGGAGCCCAACGACATCAGGGCGATCAAGGCGTTGAAGAACCTGCTCGCGACCTGCGTGTCGCTCGCCGCCACCGTGATCTTCATCGTGCAAGGCGCGGTGCGATGGCCGGAGACCGTAGCCATGCTGATCGGCGCGATGATCGGCGGTTATGCGGGAGGTCACCTGATCCGGGTGCTTCCCGCGACCGTCGTCCGGCAATTCGTCATTGTGGCCGGGGCGGTGATGACCGTGATCTACGCCGCGCGATACTGGCTCTAG